The following are encoded in a window of Carya illinoinensis cultivar Pawnee chromosome 15, C.illinoinensisPawnee_v1, whole genome shotgun sequence genomic DNA:
- the LOC122297662 gene encoding uncharacterized protein At4g06744-like: MLLSLVSALFILCSFFSHGYAQPKCPPAPRCPLISPPPRPNPLITRIRPRPPLYPPSLNLMPRRPPNNPGPLSNRARILFITQELKRNITYDPQGYTRTWVGNNYCLFKGFYCDTVPDLNITGLAGIVFNGARFGGRFLNFYRFIRNLPDIAIFHANSNNFTGAINRNINQLRYLYELDLSNNKFPGGFPSNVLGATNLTFVDLRFNTYAGAVPAPLFNIDTDVLFINNNGFNRTIPATLGNTPALFLTLANNKFTGTIPRSIGRAWNTLLEVLFLNNRLTGCLPFEIGYLIKATVFDVGGNLLTGPIPQSFGCLAKLELLNLAHNEFYGTIPESLCRLPNAYNFSLSYNYFSQVGPACRRLIRARRLDVRRNCIIGLPQQKSAAECSRFFSRPRSCPRESTFNIVPCRLRTASSAFEEEEEDEEGVVIPTIDEMTPPSPKTYSALVNPHH, from the coding sequence ATGCTGCTTTCACTTGTTTCAGCTCTGTTCATCCTTTGCTCCTTTTTCTCGCACGGATACGCCCAACCTAAATGTCCCCCAGCACCAAGATGTCCACTAATATCTCCCCCACCTCGTCCGAATCCTTTAATTACTCGGATCCGTCCTCGACCTCCTTTGTATCCTCCATCCCTCAATCTTATGCCGCGTCGCCCGCCAAACAATCCCGGGCCCTTGTCCAACAGAGCTAGGATTCTGTTCATCACTCAGGAGCTCAAAAGAAACATCACTTACGACCCTCAAGGCTACACCCgcacttgggttggcaacaatTACTGCCTCTTCAAGGGTTTCTATTGCGATACCGTGCCAGACTTAAACATCACCGGACTTGCTGGCATTGTCTTCAATGGTGCAAGATTTGGGGGTCGCTTCTTGAACTTCTATCGTTTTATCCGCAATTTGCCCGACATTGCTATCTTCCATGCTAACTCCAATAACTTTACCGGCGCAATCAACCGGAACATCAACCAGTTGCGCTACTTGTACGAGCTCGACTTGAGTAACAACAAGTTCCCCGGAGGATTCCCGTCAAATGTCCTAGGCGCCACCAATCTGACCTTCGTGGACCTTAGGTTCAACACCTATGCCGGGGCAGTCCCGGCTCCATTATTCAACATCGACACGGACGTTTTGTTCATCAACAACAACGGGTTCAATCGAACAATTCCAGCCACATTGGGGAACACGCCGGCTCTGTTTCTCACCCTTGCCAACAACAAGTTCACCGGAACAATCCCTCGCAGTATTGGCCGGGCTTGGAACACCCTACTCGAGGTGCTGTTCTTGAACAACAGATTGACCGGCTGTCTCCCTTTCGAAATCGGGTATTTGATCAAGGCCACCGTGTTCGACGTGGGGGGAAATCTCTTGACAGGGCCAATACCGCAGTCATTCGGGTGCCTAGCAAAACTGGAGTTACTCAACCTGGCGCATAACGAGTTCTACGGGACGATTCCCGAGTCCTTGTGCAGACTTCCGAATGCGTACAACTTTTCGCTATCGTACAATTACTTCAGCCAAGTCGGGCCAGCCTGCAGGAGGTTGATAAGGGCAAGGAGGCTTGACGTGAGGAGGAACTGCATTATAGGGCTACCGCAGCAGAAGTCTGCTGCAGAGTGTTCACGTTTCTTCTCGAGGCCAAGAAGCTGCCCAAGAGAGAGTACTTTCAACATTGTTCCATGCAGATTACGCACTGCTTCTTCGGCTTtcgaagaagaggaggaagatgaagaaggtgTGGTTATCCCTACAATCGATGAAATGACCCCTCCTTCCCCGAAAACCTACTCTGCACTCGTGAATCCACACCATTGA
- the LOC122295633 gene encoding uncharacterized protein At4g06744-like isoform X2, whose protein sequence is MISSRSTMAAALTALSFLLTSLVFNTVLATSSDRKTTQEYFIGSRSGEGRSKSNNEFHSNSIKLRCQKSTTTSHAPLTLPQETATLVFADQRLKAVYPVIQKFKSIITSDHLGVTKSWVGSDICSYRGFYCDHPPDNQSAIALASIDFNGFQIGAPTLDGFLDQLPDIALFHANSNKFCGTISPNICKLPYLYEFDISNNQFSGPFPMAVLGMNSLTFLDIRFNRFSGSVPPQIFTENLDVLFINNNNFMQMLPDSLSISHVLYLTLANNKFTGPIPGGFLKEATVFDASENHLTGPLPLSLGCLKKVEQLNFTGNQLYGMVPEVVCKLENLMNLSLSSNYFTNIGPYCLFLIERGVLDVRNNCIPGLPSQRSVVECVDFLSYPRTCPYMWSYTYIPCVLHFGPPVTSIPEMAPTP, encoded by the exons ATGATCAGCAGCAGATCCACCATGGCTGCGGCACTTACTGCTCTCAGCTTCCTTCTTACCTCTCTGGTTTTCAACACCGTGTTAGCAACCAGCAGTGACAGAAAAACTACTCAAGAATACTTTATCGGAAGCAGAAGTGGTGAGGGTAGAAGCAAAAGCAACAACGAATTTCACAGTAATTCCATCAAACTCCGATGTCAGAAATCAACAACCACTTCTCATGCGCCACTAACTTTACCTCAAGAAACTGCAACTTTGGTATTTGCAGACCAGAGGCTTAAGGCGGTCTACCCTGTCATCCAAAAATTCAAATCCATCATTACCTCAGATCATCTGGGCGTTACCAAATCCTGGGTAGGCTCAGATATATGCAGTTACAGAGGATTCTACTGTGACCACCCCCCAGACAACCAATCTGCAATAGCTCTCGCTTCCATAGACTTTAATGGCTTCCAAATTGGCGCTCCTACTCTCGACGGCTTTCTTGATCAGCTTCCTGATATTGCTCTCTTCCATGCGAATTCCAACAAGTTTTGCGGCACCATATCTCCCAATATTTGTAAACTCCCTTATCTCTACGAGTTTGACATAAGTAACAACCAATTCTCTGGTCCATTTCCCATGGCTGTCCTAGGCATGAACAGCCTAACATTCTTGGATATTCGGTTCAATCGATTCTCTGGGTCAGTCCCACCTCAAATATTCACAGAGAACCTCGACGTCCTCTTTATCAACAACAACAATTTCATGCAGATGCTTCCCGATAGCCTAAGCATCTCTCATGTTCTCTATCTCACTCTAGCCAACAACAAGTTCACGGGTCCAATCCCAGGAG GTTTTCTAAAGGAAGCCACAGTGTTTGATGCCAGCGAGAATCATTTGACTGGTCCTTTACCACTCTCGTTGGGTTGTCTGAAGAAGGTGGAGCAGTTGAATTTTACCGGTAACCAGTTGTATGGCATGGTGCCGGAGGTGGTCTGTAAGCTAGagaatttgatgaatttatCATTGTCCTCCAATTATTTTACGAATATAGGGCCATATTGTTTGTTCTTGATTGAGAGAGGAGTGCTTGATGTTAGAAACAACTGCATTCCCGGTCTTCCATCTCAAAGATCAGTAGTTGAATGCGTGGATTTTCTCTCTTACCCGAGAACTTGCCCCTACATGTGGAGTTATACTTACATACCCTGTGTTCTTCACTTCGGCCCCCCTGTAACTTCAATTCCAGAAATGGCTCCTACACCCTGA
- the LOC122295633 gene encoding uncharacterized protein At4g06744-like isoform X1, translating into MISSRSTMAAALTALSFLLTSLVFNTVLATSSDRKTTQEYFIGSRSGEGRSKSNNEFHSNSIKLRCQKSTTTSHAPLTLPQETATLVFADQRLKAVYPVIQKFKSIITSDHLGVTKSWVGSDICSYRGFYCDHPPDNQSAIALASIDFNGFQIGAPTLDGFLDQLPDIALFHANSNKFCGTISPNICKLPYLYEFDISNNQFSGPFPMAVLGMNSLTFLDIRFNRFSGSVPPQIFTENLDVLFINNNNFMQMLPDSLSISHVLYLTLANNKFTGPIPGGIAKSLSSLTEVLLFNNQLTGCLPYELGFLKEATVFDASENHLTGPLPLSLGCLKKVEQLNFTGNQLYGMVPEVVCKLENLMNLSLSSNYFTNIGPYCLFLIERGVLDVRNNCIPGLPSQRSVVECVDFLSYPRTCPYMWSYTYIPCVLHFGPPVTSIPEMAPTP; encoded by the coding sequence ATGATCAGCAGCAGATCCACCATGGCTGCGGCACTTACTGCTCTCAGCTTCCTTCTTACCTCTCTGGTTTTCAACACCGTGTTAGCAACCAGCAGTGACAGAAAAACTACTCAAGAATACTTTATCGGAAGCAGAAGTGGTGAGGGTAGAAGCAAAAGCAACAACGAATTTCACAGTAATTCCATCAAACTCCGATGTCAGAAATCAACAACCACTTCTCATGCGCCACTAACTTTACCTCAAGAAACTGCAACTTTGGTATTTGCAGACCAGAGGCTTAAGGCGGTCTACCCTGTCATCCAAAAATTCAAATCCATCATTACCTCAGATCATCTGGGCGTTACCAAATCCTGGGTAGGCTCAGATATATGCAGTTACAGAGGATTCTACTGTGACCACCCCCCAGACAACCAATCTGCAATAGCTCTCGCTTCCATAGACTTTAATGGCTTCCAAATTGGCGCTCCTACTCTCGACGGCTTTCTTGATCAGCTTCCTGATATTGCTCTCTTCCATGCGAATTCCAACAAGTTTTGCGGCACCATATCTCCCAATATTTGTAAACTCCCTTATCTCTACGAGTTTGACATAAGTAACAACCAATTCTCTGGTCCATTTCCCATGGCTGTCCTAGGCATGAACAGCCTAACATTCTTGGATATTCGGTTCAATCGATTCTCTGGGTCAGTCCCACCTCAAATATTCACAGAGAACCTCGACGTCCTCTTTATCAACAACAACAATTTCATGCAGATGCTTCCCGATAGCCTAAGCATCTCTCATGTTCTCTATCTCACTCTAGCCAACAACAAGTTCACGGGTCCAATCCCAGGAGGTATTGCAAAATCTCTGTCCTCTCTAACTGAGGTCCTGTTGTTTAACAACCAGTTGACAGGCTGTCTACCTTATGAACTAGGTTTTCTAAAGGAAGCCACAGTGTTTGATGCCAGCGAGAATCATTTGACTGGTCCTTTACCACTCTCGTTGGGTTGTCTGAAGAAGGTGGAGCAGTTGAATTTTACCGGTAACCAGTTGTATGGCATGGTGCCGGAGGTGGTCTGTAAGCTAGagaatttgatgaatttatCATTGTCCTCCAATTATTTTACGAATATAGGGCCATATTGTTTGTTCTTGATTGAGAGAGGAGTGCTTGATGTTAGAAACAACTGCATTCCCGGTCTTCCATCTCAAAGATCAGTAGTTGAATGCGTGGATTTTCTCTCTTACCCGAGAACTTGCCCCTACATGTGGAGTTATACTTACATACCCTGTGTTCTTCACTTCGGCCCCCCTGTAACTTCAATTCCAGAAATGGCTCCTACACCCTGA